A region from the Lolium perenne isolate Kyuss_39 chromosome 4, Kyuss_2.0, whole genome shotgun sequence genome encodes:
- the LOC127325672 gene encoding uncharacterized protein, whose translation MPLWCENKEDAFEALVARWVGEDADFNAKSARNKANRGTGGTHSAGSRSTERYRKHKEAELGEPLTEVGGWQKMKLKQPDLSKPQPSLPEYFGYAEEELEKYCSVFKGLHPEVDDPIEQETDLTAIMVAGSGAEHGRTKLLSGVIKPQRTLTQIRSTLTTGDPPVAPPRHRRTDARFEAAYAAAYEKYLTVVAEWDLKRAAWEEYQEATSRAVRTFFLTGERIALPAEEPARPGPTPVCPSREAFAATYYARTPGTGSSRNRPSPGSSREGTPMHPGRHSPGASGFSPAGDGSGHGSTSVYLDKGRTPEFTSRELGWTPDLSFP comes from the exons ATGCCCCTATGGTGCGAGAATAAGGAAGACGCATTTGAGGCCTTGGTAGCGAGGTGGGTTGGCGAAGACGCCGACTTCAACGCCAAGAGCGCGCGCAACAAGGCAAACCGGGGCACTGGAGGAACACACAGTGCGGGAAGCCGCAGCACTGAGCGCTACAGGAAGCACaag GAGGCGGAACTCGGGGAGCCTCTCACCGAGGTGGGAGGGtggcagaagatgaagctgaagcaGCCCGATCTGAGCAAGCCTCAGCCCTCGCTGCCCGAGTACTTCGGCTATGCCGAAGAGGAGTTGGAGAAGTACTGCTCGGTGTTCAAGGGTCTTCATCCGgaggtggatgatcctattgAGCAGGAGACCGACTTGACGGCGATTATGGTGGCGGGGAGCGGCGCGGAGCATGGCCGCACGAAGCTTCTTAGTGGGGTGATCAAGCCGCAGAGGACCCTCACGCAGATCAGGTCTACCCTCACCACCGGCGACCCACCGGTCGCGCCTCCTCGACACCGTCGTACGGAT GCTCGCTTTGAGGCCGCCTACGCGGCCGCTTATGAGAAGTATTTGACGGTTGTAGCAGAGTGGGACCTCAAGAGAGCGGCTTGGGAAGAGTACCAGGAGGCGACGAGTCGT gcggTCAGGACGTTCTTCCTGACTGGAGAGAGGATCGCACTTCCGGCCGAGGAGCCAGCTAGGCCGGGGCCGACTCCAGTGTGCCCATCGAGGGAAGCTTTCGCGGCCACATACTACGCACGGACTCCG GGCACGGGAAGTTCGCGGAACCGACCCTCTCCTGGTTCGTCGCGCGAGGGCACACCGATGCACCCCGGCCGCCATTCTCCCGGTGCTTCAGGGTTTTCACCTGCTGGCGATGGTTCAGGCCATGGTTCTACTTCGGTCTACCTCGACAAAGGCCGGACGCCTGAATTTACGAGTCGGGAACTTGGTTGGACCCCTGATCTTAGTTTCCCTTAG